A single region of the Bacillus cereus genome encodes:
- a CDS encoding MATE family efflux transporter, which yields MEATEILREKPIKSLFISYLIPAVLGMVLMSVNIVIDAVMISRGVGANGLAGVNVAIPAFSIFFSISLWIGMGGATLYSIALGENKLERARSIFTQSMTVAVIIVGVLAAICVWRIEDLAYLFGANEVILPYALDYLHVLLTFGMIYVLENILSTFIRNDGNPNLAMAGLVVTAVLNIVFDYIFIFIFGWGVTGAASATILSAAIGFLVLLSHFFRKSSILKWTKFHFEWDTIKQIMVIGFPSFTAESTVAIVTIGFNIAFVQYAGEVGVASYAMVNSIHAMTLLLFFGVGAALQPIASFHYGANLSERLREGLQFAVKIAVVLGGIAIIVGLFFGKYIIGLFDVQSPDLLELTLTGISLFFIQYVFLGYNIVYGEYFQSVRQTKKSVLIIMSRGLLFIIPLLWIMPKIFGINGIWLVMPVAEVLTAIIVFTMNRMKHPVPLNMAGKKEAI from the coding sequence ATGGAAGCAACAGAAATATTAAGAGAAAAACCGATAAAAAGTTTATTTATTTCATATTTAATACCAGCAGTTCTCGGAATGGTATTAATGTCAGTTAATATTGTGATTGATGCGGTCATGATTAGTAGGGGAGTTGGAGCGAACGGTTTAGCAGGAGTAAACGTGGCTATTCCAGCATTTTCGATTTTCTTCTCCATTTCATTATGGATTGGAATGGGTGGAGCAACATTATATTCGATTGCACTAGGCGAAAATAAACTTGAAAGAGCAAGGTCTATTTTTACGCAATCTATGACAGTAGCAGTTATTATCGTAGGCGTTTTAGCGGCTATTTGCGTATGGAGAATAGAAGATTTAGCATACTTATTCGGTGCAAATGAAGTGATTTTACCGTATGCGTTAGACTATTTACACGTGTTATTAACATTTGGAATGATATACGTGTTAGAAAATATTTTAAGTACATTTATACGAAATGACGGAAATCCTAATTTAGCAATGGCGGGTCTTGTTGTCACGGCTGTATTAAATATAGTATTTGATTATATCTTTATTTTCATCTTTGGATGGGGCGTAACAGGTGCTGCTTCAGCGACTATTCTTTCAGCAGCGATTGGTTTCCTCGTATTATTATCTCACTTCTTTAGAAAAAGTAGTATTTTAAAATGGACGAAATTCCATTTTGAATGGGATACGATTAAACAAATTATGGTGATTGGTTTCCCGAGTTTTACAGCAGAAAGTACAGTAGCAATCGTAACGATTGGTTTTAACATCGCATTCGTTCAATATGCAGGAGAAGTAGGAGTCGCTTCCTATGCGATGGTGAATAGCATTCATGCGATGACATTACTATTATTCTTCGGTGTTGGAGCAGCATTACAACCAATCGCAAGTTTCCATTACGGTGCAAATTTATCAGAAAGATTGCGTGAAGGATTACAGTTTGCTGTGAAAATTGCGGTTGTACTCGGAGGCATTGCGATAATTGTCGGATTATTCTTCGGGAAATATATCATTGGTCTATTTGATGTCCAATCGCCAGATCTATTGGAGTTAACGTTAACAGGTATTAGCTTGTTCTTTATCCAATACGTATTTTTAGGCTACAACATTGTGTATGGAGAGTACTTCCAATCAGTGCGACAAACGAAAAAATCGGTACTTATTATAATGAGCCGAGGGTTACTATTTATTATTCCGTTGTTATGGATTATGCCAAAGATATTTGGAATAAACGGAATTTGGCTCGTTATGCCAGTTGCGGAAGTATTGACAGCAATTATCGTATTTACGATGAATCGTATGAAACATCCTGTTCCGTTAAATATGGCAGGAAAGAAAGAAGCAATATAG
- a CDS encoding DUF421 domain-containing protein, with protein sequence MLLFLFNVSFFFILFLLSLKLLGKSALAQLTPHDFGAIIFLSYLAFQAIPVAGALQAFLGMVVITCLHLLLTKLSLLNKLNRFILGHPIILIKHGDIIFENLQKSRYPIPELLSNLRVAGYPSVHEIEYAILESNGSISILPKRELVPLTPKDMNIDVKYAGLPIALIVDSQIQYDNLKLIHKNEKWLHAELKEKGVTNIKNVAFASVQETDGSFAISLKE encoded by the coding sequence TTGCTTCTCTTTTTATTTAATGTATCGTTCTTTTTCATCTTATTTTTACTATCACTTAAGCTACTTGGTAAATCTGCATTGGCACAACTAACTCCTCATGATTTTGGGGCTATTATCTTTTTATCTTATTTAGCTTTTCAAGCCATACCAGTCGCTGGTGCTTTACAAGCATTTCTCGGTATGGTTGTTATTACATGTTTGCATTTACTACTTACAAAATTAAGCTTACTCAACAAACTAAATCGTTTTATTCTCGGACACCCCATTATTTTAATTAAACATGGTGATATTATTTTTGAGAATTTACAAAAAAGTAGATATCCAATACCCGAATTGCTTTCTAACCTTCGCGTCGCCGGATATCCAAGTGTTCATGAAATTGAATATGCAATTTTAGAATCCAATGGATCTATAAGTATTTTGCCAAAGAGAGAACTCGTACCATTGACTCCAAAAGATATGAATATAGATGTTAAGTATGCAGGGTTACCAATTGCTCTTATCGTTGATTCACAAATTCAATACGATAACTTAAAGTTAATCCATAAAAACGAAAAGTGGTTACATGCAGAGTTAAAGGAGAAAGGCGTTACAAATATTAAAAACGTGGCTTTTGCGTCTGTTCAAGAAACGGATGGGTCTTTTGCGATTAGTTTAAAAGAATGA
- a CDS encoding MerR family transcriptional regulator, which produces MLINKRFTIGEMAKMHNIAESTLRYYDEKGIFHPSIVDPQTNYRYYTIDQFSLLDTIKFLRQLNIPLKEIKKYIDERNPSYALNLLEKQQEMMLKKQREIEYALAKMEHKIHLMKKATKSEANQIIYKKIPKRKITAIAVAPNTTDDMFEYYIHSLQKNMKQIDNSLFSGDIGVTVSKKALMQNEFQAYNSVFILLDYMPFQVHTSDEIKEGIFACSYHHGPYEETDTTYMELLRHIDNEGYEVCGDALELALIDWSVTENPEEQVTEIQIPVIKKTNKK; this is translated from the coding sequence ATGTTAATAAATAAACGCTTTACAATTGGAGAAATGGCAAAAATGCATAATATCGCGGAATCTACATTAAGGTATTATGATGAAAAAGGAATTTTTCATCCGTCTATTGTCGATCCGCAAACGAATTATCGTTATTACACAATTGATCAGTTTTCACTGTTAGATACGATTAAATTTTTACGACAGTTAAATATTCCGTTAAAGGAAATTAAGAAATATATTGATGAGCGGAATCCATCTTATGCGCTTAATTTACTTGAAAAGCAACAAGAAATGATGTTAAAGAAGCAAAGAGAAATTGAGTATGCTTTGGCAAAAATGGAGCATAAAATCCATTTAATGAAGAAAGCGACGAAATCTGAAGCGAATCAAATTATTTATAAAAAGATACCGAAACGAAAAATTACAGCAATTGCAGTTGCGCCTAATACAACGGATGATATGTTTGAGTATTATATCCATTCATTGCAAAAAAATATGAAGCAAATCGATAATAGTTTATTTTCAGGAGATATCGGTGTAACAGTCTCAAAAAAAGCATTAATGCAAAATGAGTTTCAAGCATATAACAGTGTGTTTATTCTTTTAGATTACATGCCTTTTCAAGTACATACTTCAGATGAAATAAAAGAAGGGATATTTGCTTGTTCTTATCACCATGGACCATATGAAGAAACAGACACAACGTATATGGAATTATTAAGGCACATTGATAACGAAGGATATGAAGTGTGCGGAGATGCACTGGAACTTGCATTAATTGATTGGTCCGTAACAGAAAATCCGGAGGAGCAAGTAACGGAAATTCAAATACCTGTTATTAAAAAGACAAATAAAAAATAG